The Bos indicus x Bos taurus breed Angus x Brahman F1 hybrid chromosome 3, Bos_hybrid_MaternalHap_v2.0, whole genome shotgun sequence genome segment TGGTAAAAGGCAGCTCATTACTTCATTTTTTGGATATTGCTTTCAAACAAGTTATGAGTTCTTTAATGCCTTTGAAAAGGTCTTACAGTCTCCTCCATCTTTATTATTAACAGTGGTCTCTACCattaagtggagaaggcaatggcaccccactccagtactcttgcttggaaaatcccatggatggaggagccttgtaggctccagtccatggggtcactacgagtcgggcatgactgagtgacttcactttcacttttcacttttatgcattagagaaggaaatggcaacccactccagtattcttgcctggagaatcccagggacagaggagcctagtgtgctgccctctatggggtctcacagagtcggacacgactgagacgacttagcagcagctaccATTAAGATCTTTGTTGGTTTTTTAGAAGGGTTTTGGGGAGGTTAGTGGTGAATCCTAAAATGATAACAGCAAACATCTATAGGAACTTAATTTAAACTCTAGAACTCATTAGATGTTCACAAAATGTAATGTAACaccttagaaataaaagaaataatattctaAAAGTTATGTAATATCTTCTCCTAACTAGAGTGGGGACAAAGTGGGATTTAAATCTACTTTTTTCATACTTCTAAGATATCACCCTATACAATGAATTGTATCAAGGGAAATATTACCTCTTTtacctcttttaaaatttgttttttaattgaaggaaaattgctttacaatgttcagTTGTAAATGTTCTGTTGTACaggcttctgctgtacaatatgAATcaccataattatacatatagcCCCTTTCTCCTgaacctctctcccctcccccatcccactcctctacgtcatcacagagtgccagactgggttccctgtgttatatggcAACATCTTGCCAGCTATCTATTtaactcatcagatcagatcagatcagtcgctcagtcgctcagtcgcgtccgactctttgcaaataGTAATCAATGCTACTTTTttcattcatcccaccctctcctttccccaatgGGTCCTCAAatctattctctacatctgtatctccattccttccttgaaagtaggtttatcagtaccattttttctagattccatgtacatgtattaatatgtgacatttgtttttctctttctgacttcactctgtataacagattctaggttcatctacctcactaccattgactcaaattcattcttctttatggttgagtaatattccattgtatgcatgtaccacatcttctttattcattcatctgtagatggacatttatgttgttttcatGTCCTGGATACTGTAAATAGTGATGCAgggaacactgaggtacatgtgtcttttagaattgtggatttctcagggtatatgcagAGTAGTGGGGTTgccgggtcatatggtagatttatttctagtttttttaaggaatctccttaatgttctccataatggctatatcagtttatattcccaccagtagtgtaggAGTGTTTTTTTCTCCACATTACCTTTTAAACTATCAATTCAATTTTGTTCTCTGAGAAGCCAGTGCATATTCACATTGAATTGGCTATGAATCCTGTGTATTTGATCAAATATCATTTCACTCAAGCTTTACAGCACAGTTAAATAGGTCAAGAAATAGGAGGCATctatctgttttacagataacaACTTACACAATTATATATGGAAAATGAGCAAATGAGCCCTCCACCTTCTTTCCATATTCAGTAGATGAAAATGTGTTGCTTAAAGGTTGGTATAAAGGCCACTCTCCTATGTCTAACATCCTCCCAATACATCTAAGTGATGTATTGGGAAAGGATAAAGCTGAGAGTTAGGAGGTTCAGACTCCACTTCTGTGTGACGTTGGATGCATTCTcagattaatttgaaaaaaaaataataaagcatgaaCTCATGAAAGTACATTTTGGCTGAAAAGTTTTGGTTCTCTAATCATAATTTGGAAGAAAGTAAAGATATAAAGGCCAGAGAGCTTCTACTGTGATGAGTTTCCAGGCAGCGGGCTCTACAGTCAAAAACTGTAGGTTGGTGCTTGGGACATGGAAGGAACTGATTTTGTCTATGTTCACAGTCAGTTATGATTACCAAGGTTCTGGAAGTAGATAACCATACAGTGACAACACATTTTGTTCTTCTGGGATTTCCAACACGGTCAGCCTTCCAGCTACTCCTCTTCTTTGTTTTCCTGGCAATTTACCTTCTGACACTTGTAGAGAACTTTTTAATCATCCTCGTCATTTATAGTGATGGAAAGTTGCACAAGCCCGTGTACTTCTTTCTGAGCAACCTCTCTTTCCTGGAGATGTGgtatgtcacagtcatcagcccCAAGATGCAGATAGACTTCCTCAGTCATGACAAGACAATTTCCTTCAATGGTTGCATGACTCAGCTTTACTTCTTTGTGACCTTTGTCTGCACTGAGTACATCCTCCTTGCTGCAATGGCCTTTGACCGCTATGTAGCCATTTGTAACCCACTACGGTACCCACTCATCATGACCAACCAGCTTTGTGGTACACTGGTTGCAGGATGCTGGTTCTGTGGACTCATGACTGCCATGATTAAAATAGTTTTCATAGCCCGACTTTACTACTGTGGCACACCTCGTATCCATCACTACTTTTGTGATATTTCCCCACTCCTCAATATTTCCTGTGAGGACTCCTCACAAGCTGAACTAGTGGATTTCTTCTTGGCCCTCATGGTCATTGCTGTTCCCCTTTGTGTAGTAGTGGCGTCTTACGCCACCATTCTCACCACCGTTCTCAGGATCCCTTCTTCTCAGGGACGCCACAAGGCATTTTCCACCTGTGCTTCTCACCTAGCAGTTGTAATTCTCTTCTATTCCACCACCCTTTTCACTTATGCCCGCCCTAAGCTTATGTATGCCTATAATTCCAACAAAATGGTGTCTGTGCTCTACACTGTCATTGTCCCACTCCTCAACCCTATCATTTACTGCCTGAGAAACTGTGAAGTTAAGGCAGCCCTCAGGAAGGCCATACTTTGCAAAGGCAGTGAACCCAGGGAAGATGGGGCTGTGATTAATTAATGTGTAGAATCCCTTCATGCATGAATCAGCAGATGATTCCCACATAGTTCTTCCCACATTCCTGCCTTTGGTTATTTATCAACCTTTAGTACCTTAACACTGatctcctttgtgtgtgtgtgtgtgtgtgtgtgtgtgtgcacatgcacatacATGGCTCGAGGGATAGCCCCAAGAAATAGCCTCTCCTTCTAGGTCAGTAGAGAAGTTTTAAATACTTTCCCAAAATTatgaaaatagatttttctctcccactaaaatattaattaaaaggagagatttttgtttaatttattaatgTATCATCTGTACATTCAGCTGTATccaacacatagtaggtgcttcaTAGATATTTGTTGAAAGTATAATTGAATATATACATGTTTGAAATCAGGAGATGAAGATGGGAATtgtgaatacatttttaatttatgagCCTTCCAGTTCCTCCTTCATCCCATTCTGATTGTGTCTATTCTACATTGTCATTTTCAcctatctttgttttcttcccttaTAAATCCACTCTTTTTAGTCCCTCTTTCCTTTTATAGATTTGTAGATTTCTTGCctcttttctctgtctttctctatgtCCCTTTGTCTCATACCCTCCTCATTTTCTCTCAGCCCTATTTTTCCACAGAAAACATTGGCATGTATTCATCTAAGTTACCATTTCATCTTAACtgactcatttatattttttaaaaatgttcaaaaccAATGAGTGGCATTGTGAAAGCCCAagtgaaaatttagaaatattattgTGTTAAACATTAAAAGCACAGCTTTTCTGTATGTCCTTAAGCATAGATTTTATGGCcaattacttttcatttcttctattaCGATTAGTTTTTTTCAAATTCACTTGTGTAAAGTATGATTCCATtaataaatttcacctttttcaagTGTGTTGTTCaatgaattttataaaagtatataattGTGAAACAACAACAGTCACCATATAGAACATTTACACCATCTTGAAAAGTTTCCTTGTGTCCTTTTAAATTAAGTTTCTTATCCATATCCTAGACCTAGCTACTGGCAGCTGACATGGTTTTTATCACTTTAGCTTTGCCTTTTCTAGGAATTCctttaaatgaaatcatataataggTACTCTTCTGAGTCAGGCTATTTTCACTTATCATATTGCCTTTATGATTCTTCTATgtaattatcagatcagatcagatcagtcgctcagtcatgtctgactc includes the following:
- the LOC113890414 gene encoding olfactory receptor 6Y1 produces the protein MITKVLEVDNHTVTTHFVLLGFPTRSAFQLLLFFVFLAIYLLTLVENFLIILVIYSDGKLHKPVYFFLSNLSFLEMWYVTVISPKMQIDFLSHDKTISFNGCMTQLYFFVTFVCTEYILLAAMAFDRYVAICNPLRYPLIMTNQLCGTLVAGCWFCGLMTAMIKIVFIARLYYCGTPRIHHYFCDISPLLNISCEDSSQAELVDFFLALMVIAVPLCVVVASYATILTTVLRIPSSQGRHKAFSTCASHLAVVILFYSTTLFTYARPKLMYAYNSNKMVSVLYTVIVPLLNPIIYCLRNCEVKAALRKAILCKGSEPREDGAVIN